In Nicotiana tabacum cultivar K326 chromosome 10, ASM71507v2, whole genome shotgun sequence, the DNA window aaatatttttcagaaaaatattttcactcaccaaccaaataaGGATTtctaggaaaacattttccttcgtaACAAACACACCCTTATTCTTCCACAAATTTCTGCATTCCAAAATCAGATAAACACTTCTTGCTTTTCTAAGAATATTTTCTACACTATTTGTTTAATGCATAAATTTAAAAGGCTTGTCATATACCCTAAAGCTATTTGCATACAATTCATAGCAGTCTTGTAAAGGAGAGGAGCAAATATCACTTTTAGATAGCATTTCGCACAAGccttcgatttttttttcttcattcatGTTTTTCAAGGCTGAATCTGTTTGTTGtgttcttcttcatatttttCCAACAATCAGATCCATAAGTAAGAGGGCGTGTTGGAGACaaacataataaataaataaaagtgttatTTAATTCTCTAATGACTTAAACTTTAATTAAATCAATCACCCATTTCAATATAATTATTGGTTCAGATTTAGGTTTGAAGTATCGAAGTGGACAGCAAAAGTTGCCCTAGATTTCGAACAGAAACATAATTAATCAATCAATGCCAGCCATATATTACACATAGTGTACCCTAAATACACATCGTTATCATTCAAAAGAAAGCATATTCAACAAATAGTGTGGGTTTCATCGTAAATGTCACGAAAATGAGCTCCTTTTTCACAAGTGTGCCTTTCAAATGATTCCTCTTTATCTCATGCAGCTTCCACGAAGGAGAATTTTACAAGCAAACAACCAAAAAAGCTCCACATattcctctctctctttcttatatatatatacacacacatcaaCCTGTACCCTTGACTTTTAAGTTACCTAAAACGCATTCACCCCACTATATTCCTTAGTAATTTCGATCTTTAATTTCCTTCCTTTTATTATGGCAAAAATGGTAGCTGCTGCTCATGAAGAAAACCCTTTCGGTTTCCAAGACTATTTTCCTTCAATGATGGAAAGACTTGGAGCTGAAGGTTTTATGAGGGAGCTTTGCAATGGATTTTGCTTGCTAATGGATGTGAGTATAGGGCTTATAACTTATGAGAGTTTGAAAAGAAACACTATATTGCTTGGTTTGCATGATCTTAGAGATGATGAGTTAATTTGCATGTTAACTGAAGGAGATTTGGATGGGGATGGAGCTCTTAATCAAATGGAGTTTTGTATCCTTATGTTTAGATTGAGTCCTGGTTTGATGGATGGATCCAAGCAATATATGGATGACTTGGGTCTTATTGATTTCCAACCCTAATTTATTTTACTACTATGTTTCTATGCCTTTATCTTTTGGATGTAATTGTATTAATATCATGAGATgccaaataaataaaatactcatGTGTATGATGTATATGTACCCCGGAAGGAGTGCTATATAATCATACTACATCAGGTGCTTCTAATTTTTTCTTAATTCTGTTgttgttcctttttcttacttctTTTTTCGCTATTTGCTTAACTTATGTGCACTTGTaaccaggggcggatttaggggcggAAGGGGTTCACCCGAACCCCCTTCGCCTAAAAATTATACTgcatatataaggcaaaatctgttttttacctctatatattaagttttgaatccCCTTAACACAATTCAAAAGTCTAGTTTAGTGGTCAAAGGGGTTCAAAATCTTCATAACGTCATAGGTTCAATTCCCActaactacaaaaaaaaaattcaacccCTTACTAGAGATCCtagtatattttttaatatgttGTAGCAGGTAATTAATCTGCCTAATTTTCAAGGTCAGTAATATCATGAGATACCAAATAAATAAAAGACTTCATGTATATCTATCTCGGAAGGATGAATAATTGTATATGTTTGCTACATATATCATAGACTTGTACCTCATGATGTTAGTTATGTTCTATTCTGCtagctgttttttttttttatataaataaagTTACGCCATAGGTGGCGCATTGCATTCACTCATCCAAAAAATCAGTTACAACAGAGAGATAGCTGTTTGCTGttactttttcttctttaataattcttattattttttatttgggtGGAGGGGAGGGTAATTTACATACAAATTTAGGAATGAACAAGATGGTGGTGCAGGGTCAGAGTGCTGCAAGAACAGTAGTATGTATCATCTAATAAATTAATCTATCACATCATGAAACTGTGAGATGGAGGAATACTTCCAGACGTTAATCTGTAAAACCTCAAAACTGTAGAGATGCCTTTTGCAAGGGTAATGTGAGCTAAAATATCTTCCAAAAGAACAAGAAAGGCGTTCAGTTGATGAATGGAGTATATCACTACAGAACAAGAAATATGCAGTACTAACAGACAATGCTTCTAGTGGAAGCTTCCTTTTCACTAGCTTGTTTCAGAAAGTACATCATAGGACAATTGAGGACGACGGAAATTCTGTCATAATAACTTCACGTAGTAGTATATTTGGATAAAGAAATTAATTGGTAAGAACCAAGTTATTATAAATTTGGATAATATTAGACATTTATCATATATAGATAATCGTACTAGATTTCAAGGTAATTTGGCAATAAAAGTGTGTAAGCTCTTCTCATCATTTCATGCATGTGAGACTTGTTTAATGATTTATTCCAATATCTTGAACATCAGATTGATATCATAAAATTCTTTCAGAATATCAAGCTACAAGAGTTACAATTAATACAACGTGATCAACATATGAAGAAAGTGCAATGAGAAGGATAAAAAAGTAGTTTAATTTGGTTTcaacaaattttaatttcattccccttttcttttttcatcctAATTATATATCaatcaattaatttaaaaagaaaaccACGTAGAAACATGGCAAGAACTCTAAACAATAACTTTGCTCCAAAAAATCTAAAAAGGTAAAACCATTTATCACTGTTCATGTTAAAATCCACCATTGTTGTGTGGATATGGAGGTCAGCTGAGATGTCGAAGATGAAGCTTAGATAGAGAACGTTCTGGAAATTGTATTAAGCTGTAAATTGAGAAAATGAATTACCAAACCGATTCTCAATACTGTACACGTGTGTATATATAGCTAATCAACTGTAACTTCTAATAATATCTAACCTCCTAACTAACTCTGTTAAGCTATACTAAGATAACTAACTCTAGGCTACATTAACTGACTGTCACTCAACTCCTCTCTTCATTCCTCAACTTCTCATATCACCTAGCTGTCAGCTTAGTATTTCAACAACCCCCTCCCCCCTCGCTCAAGCTACCCCTCCCTCAAGCTAGGTGGTGTGAAAATGTTCAGCAATGACTACCAAATCCTTTTGTCAACACatttgtttcttgttcatcagttgGCACATACTTAGGATGTATCATACACATTTTCCTTATAAAATGGCAATCAATctctatatattttattttttcatgaaATACATGATTGTTGGCTATCTGCATTGCAGCTTTATTATCTGTAAACAACTGTATTGGAATAAGAATCTTGATTTCCAACTCTTTCAGCAGTCCTGCAACCAGACAAGTCAAGCTACTGTCAAAGCCATACTTTTATGTTCTAATTCAGATGAGCTCCTTGCTACTGTGTTTTGCTTCTTTGACTTCCAATCTATCAGGGAACTACCAAGTTCACCAAATAACTAGTTATTGACTTTCTTAAGTTTAGACAACTTACCCAGTATGCATCACAGAATGCCTTAAAGATTACATACCTTTCTACACTCATTAACACATCAAGACCGGATTCATTTTTCACATATCTTACAACTCTATAAGTTGCTTCTAGATGTGGCTTCTTGGGTGACTGCATGAATTGGCTCAAGGTCTGCACATTGTATGCATATCCGGACTAGTTAATGTCAAATAAAGCAATTTTCCAATCAGCCTTGGTATTCCCTCACATCTGCTAGTCCTGTATCATCATTGATGTTGCAGTGTTTATCATACTCAATTATTATAAGCTTCATGTTCTGCTCCATTGGAGTAAGTGCAAGCTTAGATCCTGTCAAGTCCAGTTCTGCAATCAGTTCTAATGCATATTTCCTTTGGCATTACTTGATTACCTTCTGTGACCTACACACTTCAATCCCCAAGAAGTACTTCAGTATTCCCAAATCcttcattttgaaagttttctatAAAGTGTCATTGGCTTCCTGAATCAGGCTAGCATTATCACCTGTGATGAGAAGATCATCCATATACACAAGTATTATGACTTATCTATTGTGTTTCTTCAGAATGAACATGGAATAATCATGTTTACTTGTAGGAAACCAACCTTTAGAAGAGCACTAGTGAGCTTGAGATTCTATTTCATGGATGCTTGTTTGAGTCCATACAAAGATTTGAGTAGTCTACACCCTTTGTTCCCCCTTGGCTACCAAATCCAGGTGGCATTTGCATATATACCTCTTCTTCAATATCACCTTAAAGAAAATCATTGTAAATATCCATTTGAAACAAGTCCCATTGATTCATGGCTGGCAGTGCAATTACAGTCCTAATTGTCACCATTTTGACGGCAGAAGAGAAAGTTTTCTGATAGaccaaatgtgatgacccaaaaggtcatcacttgagtTACAAGTAAATTCTGTATTTTGAGGTCTTAAAAGCCTCCTTTTAACtctcttcgatttgcgtgcatggtTCGGGCGTATATCTGgaacgcttttatgtgaaaatttgatgaaaatgctaatttgacctttaaaattgaatttaggttgacttcagccaatattttgagtaaacggacccggacccacgATTTGACGTTCTCGGAAGGTCCGTAAAaaattatgggacttgggcgtatgccggaattgaatttcgaggtcccaagcccgagaaatgaatttttgaagaaattatttaactgaaattataagagtttttggaaatttaaatgtgtttgaatgggatggtatcgggcccatattttggtttcgaaacccgatacaggtcttatattgTATTTAAGTTGAGCTTGTAAAATTTTGTAAGAAACGAACTTGATATGACGCGAATTGGACCCTCGGTTgtaaaaatttgaacttaagagttcttgaaatttttctttgattttgatgctaaattcgttgttaaagatgttaatttggcgatttgatcacacgagtaagtccataggatatttttgagttagtatgcatgtttggtttggagcctagagggttcgggtaagtttcggataggtttcggaatgcttttacacttagaaaagttgcaggttttgctGTCTCAAGTGCTCAgtgattttcttcttcgcgttcgcgtggcttcACTCGCGAATGCGTAAGGCAATTCCCTCAGGTGTCAGTTTATTCTTCATGAACGCGGAGCtcaggacgcgaacgcgaagctttggggggagttacccttcgcgaatgcgttcaGGCTCACGCGAACGCATAGGGTTAGTGGGCCTGAGGGAAGGAGTTcaatttgttctacgcgaacgcggccctttgaccgcgaacacgaaggcctgAGGAGCTAAAGCTCTGCGAAAGCAGATCACCCAATaagaacgcgaaggccatttgggcctgacccatcgcgaaaGCGGCAGGcccattgcgaacgcgatgaaggtctGCCCAGTCTTTTAAAAACAGTAGCAAAAATGGGCATAACCCATTTACTCCATATTTTCGAACTCCCAAGACTTAGAGGTGATTTTCTTCAGACAAATTCATCCCTAAAGTATTGGCAATCAATTCTAAACCTTACTCTTTCAAGTACCCAACTATTTTTATCACGTTTTAATCAAAAATCAAGAGTTTTCATaatagaaattaggaatttgggtagagttaggggtttttgaataattgaaatttagacctcgttttggggtcggatttcgaaactaattgcatatttgggctagTGGgcgaatgggtgatcggattttggtccgaacctcgagttttgaccaagcgggcccggggttgatttttgactttttggaaataatgatagaaaatctATAATTTAGCATTAGggttgaattctttagcatttattgatgttgttaaattaatttggactagaAACAAGTAATTtagaggcgaattctaaaggaaaatagtatttgaggcttgagttggccgtggaagttcgaggtaagtgtttggtctaaccttagcttgagggattaggtattgtGCTTTATTTTCTATGTGCTAGAgtagtgtacgacgtataggtgtggtgacgagtatctatacgtcgttgtcaagcatgctcgcgagtcttaaattgtaatcgttgtgttcttaataaatactacaaatgcctaagttgttgattctccgtgttgggcaagaattatgattattctcgtggtaTTTATTTATGGTTGAGTATTGGTTCCAGTTGAGGTTTCATTTACGAAGTTAAATTTTAgtataagtttggttatagctgattcccttgtcagaacgtatttaattcttactgttggttcccttgccgagatgtgtTTATTCTCATTATTGATTCCCTTATtgggatattgttgtttccttattgttcccttgccaggattcttttgtgattggtgttgaattgtctattaggatcgtgttgcacgccgcaataatgttatatgggatcgggttgcacgctgtaacatgTAGTAATAAGGGAGGACAGGATggtcaggttgcacgccgcaacagtgatatatgattgGATCCGGTTGCACTCCACAACAGTGTTATataatttggatcgggttgtgcaccgcaacaataaagaataaaagtgGGTATTGAGTTGCTACGCTTTCCTTATTCTTATGATGCAAACTTTAAAATATTCTTTATGAttttctcctgagttactgtTGGTAATTGATATCCCctcgcagcatgtttccccttcccatctttaactactagtttccgttattattattacttgtcGTATATGCTTTAAACTACACAGGTTtagttggtagtcttgtcctagcctcgtcactacttcgccgaggttaggctcgacacttaccagcatatatggtcggttgtgttgatactacactctgcactatgtgcagatctcaGTACCGGAGCATACggaccttagctaggggttgctgcctTTAGTCGATCaggagatccgaggtagtcctgcaggcatccgcaggccttggcgccCCCTCCCTATctagttttcttttgttctttactattttagagacagacatgtatttatttttttcagaCCCTATTTGTAGAATTCCTAGATAGTTCGTGAGTTTTTGACCCCAGTTCTGGGTGGTTATGTTTATGGATACATTTTTGGTATTAGCTTAAATTGTTAAATTTCCTTCTTCCGCATTATTATTTTCCGCTGGTTATGATATGTTGACTTAAAATTGTTAAGAGGTTTAAAATAAAAAGGGTAAATAAATCGGAATAGTTGGCTTGCCAAGCTTTCACTAGTATGCGCCAttatgactcccgagggtgggaaatctgggtcgtgacaaggtggtattagagctctaggttgcttaggtctcacaattcacggacaagcttggtagagtctgagggatcggtacggagacgtctgtgcttatcccctagaggctgtagagttaggaacagtttcacGTCTATTCATCTCTGTCGTGCAGTTTGGttcctcaatgctaattgaatttctactctgttctttcatagatggcgagaacacgcgcttcttcatccactgaccagca includes these proteins:
- the LOC107815054 gene encoding calcium-binding protein PBP1-like; translation: MVAAAHEENPFGFQDYFPSMMERLGAEGFMRELCNGFCLLMDVSIGLITYESLKRNTILLGLHDLRDDELICMLTEGDLDGDGALNQMEFCILMFRLSPGLMDGSKQYMDDLGLIDFQP